CTCAAAGAAAGTAAACCACTACACATTTCAGTAAAACAAAAGTCTTACAGTGACAGTCTGTCCGGCCTTGAGAACAAACTTTGGTGAGAACTTGTAGACAATCTCCTCGCCATCATCCACTTGTCTGTTCAGCCTCCAGTTGCCCAAAGGCTGGTCCTGAAAAAGACAAAAGTCCACAAAGGTAACTCAATCTCTGGTCTAAATGCTGGTTCTAAGCCAGTCTGTTAGAAAACTTACAAGCTCTGTGTCGTTGGCCAGGGTGACGGCGTTCCCGTCCATGTCTGTTGGGGAGATACTGATGGCGCCGCTGGCAGTGGCCTCCTCGGACAACAGCAACTGCTCCTTTCCAAGTTCAATATCAGGGAGGTCGCCGGCCTCCACCTCCACCCTCTTCCGCTTGGAGGTGCGTGAGGAGGAGCCCGTCACTCTGGAAACTGTGACTCGTGAAGTCGGGCTGGGAGACAGCTTGAGCCTGGAAGAGAAAAGTTGAAGTCATTAATGATCTCTTACATGATTCTTTAGTGTCGTGGCTAGTGTGGGTGTGTCTTACCTGTGCTCCTCCCCCTCCAGGAGCTTCCTGTAGGCATTGATCTCCATGTCGAGAGTGAGCTTCACATCCAGGAGCTCCTGGTACTCGGTCAGCTGCGCATTCATTCGATCCCGCATGTCGTTCATCTCGCGGTCTCTGACCTCCATCATGCGTCGGTGCTTGTCTCGCTCGGAGGACAGAATCTCTTCCAGTTCCCGGATGCGATCCTCCGCAGCAGACGCCTACACGGACACACAACTACTGTTAAGCTAATGTTCGGTAACGTCCAACATGTGAAAGGCGTATGTCGTAAAGTTGTACTTGTTTCTGCAGGGCACTCAGCTGATATCCAAGACTCTCAATCCTCTTCCGGGACTCCATAACCTCCTCTCTGGCTGTGCTCACAGCCTTGTCATTCATCTCCGAGGACACCAGGGCATTGTCCAACTACACAGAGACAGGTGCAAGATTTAGAGTGGAAAGCTCCAAAACAGAAAAGGAAGCTGATTTGAACCTCACCTTGGCCTGGAAGGTCTGCTCCAGTTCCTCCTTGTAGAGAGAAACTTGTTCATCATGCTGCCTCCTCAGGTCCTGACAAAGAAGCACACGTGGTCAGTAGAAGAAGAGTTAGAGACATTGGTTGTGACAAATGTGTGCTCTCCTAACACGCAAAATAAGTACTGCAAAAATTTGTGGTCATATAACTTTTTATATACAAAGTTGAAGATCATACCTGTAAAGCTTGTGCCAGCTTAAACTCATAGTCCTGTCGAACTCCTGAGTCCACCTCCACGATTCTCTGCTCTTGTCTGCGCCGAGACTCTCTCACCTCCTAAACACACATttcaataaatacaattttgacaTTAAATTATATGATGTTGTGACCTGTTGTTATAACTAAAAGGAGTGTTGAAAAAACTATGTTTAACCTCTTCAAACATGTTCTTCCTGAACTCCAGCTCCTCATTCAGTGACTGACAACGGTTCTCCAAGTCCACGCGCATCAGCGTCTCTGCCTCCAGCTGTCGCTTAGCAACAGCATGGCTGTCGTCAGCCtgaaaaacatttcaaacacCGCAAGCAAACATTAGTGCATGGACACAAAAGTACAACTTATATTCGGTGAGTAGGTTAGAGAATTCCCACACACAcaactacattgaaaacattgtgAGTGTAAAAAGAATCCTGAGCATTGTGCATGCTGGGCCGCAAATTGGCGCTGATGTTTTGTAAATACACAACACAGGTGCACAGAAACAGACTGTCCACCTGAGTATAATCCTAAACAAGTCTTTCAAATCTTCTTTTTGCCATATGTGCTCCAAAATGAGATGGTTGTCTTTAGTTCACCTTAGCCAGGAGGCCCCTGAGGTCAGCCAGCTCAGAGCTGAGAGCAGCATTCTGGCTCAGAGCTGTGGAGAGCGCAGCTTCACTCTGGTTGAGCTGACTTTCCAAGCCACTGGCCCGGGACATCGCAGCTGCAAGGTCTGCATCCTTCTTTTTGCCACTAGAACACAAAAGAACAGGATCAATTGTTTATCCACTCATTGCACTTGGAAGCAGCCAGTTAGTTGCTGTGACTTGTCACCTGCGCGTTGCTTCTTCCAAGTCCGCCTGAGCCTTGCCCAGGTCAATCTGCAGCCGGGCTCGCTCTCTTGCGGTCTCATCTAGAACACGGCGAGCATCCGCCAACTCGGCCTCGTACAAACCCTTCAAGCCGCTCACCTAAAGACAGTCAAGACAAAAAATGGACAGTTTGTCAATAATAAGCCTGAAAAAATGTCAATGTCTGTTCACATTTTTtaccgggatttttttttctttctaaatgGCACTTATTGAGTTGTTCCACAACCAAATGTTGCCATTCATCTCATGGTTTTAGGCTTAAATGTTATTAGCATGAAGGCCAACTATAAAGCGCTTTAAGTGTCAGGAAAAACGCTGTGTAAAatctaatacattattattgttacTTGCTCCTCTCCCTACCCATTACCCAGCGAGCCTTGCAGGCCAGGGCGAGTTGGCTGTTAATCAGAGCAGCGAGGCGCGCTGGCTATCATTTATCAACTCATGGGAGAAGTTTGCTGATGAATTAATTGACATTCCCTCTGACCTATCTTTTATTATGCACATGCGTTTCCTTTTGACTGAGCGGGTTTATTTCAAGCACAACAAGACAATCAGTAGTCTAATAATAACGACGACAATAATTctaaaagaaaatatttaaaacctAAACacattgtgtgtatgtgagtgaaaAGAAATCAAGATTTCtatcttaaaaaaaattgtgattcatTTTTATGCAGAAATGTGCATCGCTGAGCTAACAAGATTGGCTGCTAACATCCAACTACCTGGTAATACAAACATGTCACCTATAAAACCTATCATGATTGGAATGGAAAACCGTTCCCAGAGTCTCAATTCCTTGGAATTGCTT
This genomic window from Nerophis ophidion isolate RoL-2023_Sa linkage group LG26, RoL_Noph_v1.0, whole genome shotgun sequence contains:
- the lmnb2 gene encoding lamin-B2; amino-acid sequence: MATATPSRECGRPAASTPLSPTRISRLQEKQDLQHLNDRLAVYIERVRSLELENDRLLVKVSEKEEVTTREVSGLKGLYEAELADARRVLDETARERARLQIDLGKAQADLEEATRSGKKKDADLAAAMSRASGLESQLNQSEAALSTALSQNAALSSELADLRGLLAKADDSHAVAKRQLEAETLMRVDLENRCQSLNEELEFRKNMFEEEVRESRRRQEQRIVEVDSGVRQDYEFKLAQALQDLRRQHDEQVSLYKEELEQTFQAKLDNALVSSEMNDKAVSTAREEVMESRKRIESLGYQLSALQKQASAAEDRIRELEEILSSERDKHRRMMEVRDREMNDMRDRMNAQLTEYQELLDVKLTLDMEINAYRKLLEGEEHRLKLSPSPTSRVTVSRVTGSSSRTSKRKRVEVEAGDLPDIELGKEQLLLSEEATASGAISISPTDMDGNAVTLANDTELDQPLGNWRLNRQVDDGEEIVYKFSPKFVLKAGQTVTVWSADAGVAHSPPSDLLWKSHASWGTGSDIITSLVNADGEEVARRCVSKSQMEMENGEEEEEVVVKKGKISSRECAVM